One Nostoc sp. UHCC 0302 DNA window includes the following coding sequences:
- the crtA gene encoding cyanoexosortase A — MKFTNFTPVKTLKNSEFWLLGIAASLIAIIVTLTWKSGDISQLGMSILFLFAVISFLGEKRDELTLESGIFSSFLGAFLIAVVLWQSIFLPKGEQIAVFTHLSPLISAIAVGLLASGLKGLKQYWQELTILFFLGVPKLVLTSLTDISPITAKFSTLLLWYSGFDVSLQQSIYINLPTGSIKVYSGCSGVELISHLLGLSVIALLMFPLERKKRIVVPIGAVLIAFIVNGIRVALLAVIVTKQQSFDYWHQGDGSRLFGMIAVLILGLFYFFLLKQEEGKKQGNAES; from the coding sequence ATGAAATTTACCAACTTTACCCCAGTTAAAACCCTAAAAAATAGCGAATTCTGGTTATTAGGAATAGCAGCAAGCTTAATTGCAATTATAGTGACTCTAACCTGGAAATCGGGAGATATTTCTCAACTGGGTATGAGTATATTGTTTTTATTCGCTGTCATCTCTTTCTTAGGGGAAAAACGCGATGAATTAACTTTAGAAAGTGGAATTTTTTCTAGCTTTTTAGGTGCATTCTTAATTGCTGTTGTACTATGGCAAAGTATATTTTTACCCAAAGGTGAGCAAATTGCAGTTTTTACCCATCTATCACCTCTGATTTCTGCGATCGCAGTAGGTTTACTTGCTTCTGGTTTGAAGGGATTAAAGCAATATTGGCAAGAACTAACTATCTTGTTTTTTCTTGGTGTTCCAAAGCTAGTTTTAACATCTTTAACTGACATTTCCCCCATAACTGCTAAATTCTCAACGTTACTCCTTTGGTATTCAGGTTTTGACGTATCTCTTCAACAAAGTATTTATATAAATTTGCCAACAGGAAGCATCAAAGTTTATTCTGGCTGTTCTGGGGTAGAATTAATTAGCCATTTGTTAGGACTATCAGTGATTGCTTTGCTAATGTTTCCTCTAGAGCGAAAAAAGAGAATTGTTGTGCCAATTGGGGCTGTACTGATAGCATTTATAGTCAATGGTATACGAGTTGCCCTGCTTGCTGTTATTGTAACGAAACAGCAATCGTTCGATTATTGGCACCAGGGGGATGGTTCTCGGCTATTTGGGATGATTGCAGTGTTGATATTGGGATTATTCTACTTTTTTTTGCTCAAGCAAGAGGAAGGTAAAAAACAGGGTAATGCGGAGTCTTAA
- the rpe gene encoding ribulose-phosphate 3-epimerase: MTQNLSQKPIVISPSILSADFSRLGDEIRAVDAAGADWIHVDVMDGRFVPNITIGPLIVEAIRPVTTKPLDVHLMIVEPEKYVEGFAKAGADIISVHAEHNASPHLHRTLGQIKELGKKAGVVLNPGTPLELIEYVLDLCDLVLIMSVNPGFGGQSFIPGVLPKIRKLRQMCDERGLDPWIEVDGGLKANNTWQVLEAGANAIVAGSAVFNAKDYAEAITNIRNSKRPAPELAKV, translated from the coding sequence ATGACCCAAAACCTATCTCAAAAGCCCATTGTAATTTCTCCATCTATCCTATCAGCCGATTTTAGTCGTCTAGGAGACGAAATTCGCGCCGTAGACGCAGCAGGAGCAGATTGGATACACGTTGATGTTATGGACGGTCGCTTTGTACCTAATATTACGATAGGCCCGCTGATAGTGGAGGCAATTCGTCCGGTTACGACTAAGCCACTGGATGTCCACTTGATGATTGTGGAGCCAGAAAAGTATGTAGAGGGATTTGCTAAGGCGGGTGCTGATATTATCTCCGTACACGCTGAGCATAATGCTTCGCCACATCTGCACCGCACTTTGGGTCAAATCAAAGAACTTGGTAAGAAAGCCGGAGTAGTACTTAATCCTGGTACTCCTCTAGAACTAATTGAATATGTTTTGGATCTGTGCGATTTAGTGTTGATTATGAGCGTCAACCCTGGTTTCGGCGGTCAAAGCTTTATTCCTGGTGTATTACCTAAAATTCGCAAGCTGCGCCAAATGTGCGATGAACGTGGTCTTGACCCCTGGATTGAAGTGGATGGGGGACTCAAGGCAAATAATACTTGGCAAGTTTTGGAAGCGGGAGCTAATGCGATCGTTGCTGGTTCAGCTGTGTTTAATGCTAAAGATTATGCTGAAGCTATTACAAACATTCGCAACAGCAAGCGTCCTGCCCCAGAACTGGCAAAAGTTTAA
- a CDS encoding AI-2E family transporter, which translates to MQTRKLLNWWQTLAPIARIGAIALFAPLLVLNSWAISTIFNYFHSLIVILVGASVLAFLLNYPVSWMEHHGARREQVAILVFLLALSILLALGVTLFPLALTQAQQLVARLPELIDSGRSQLMLLNEKAELFGIPINLDALVVQINDRVKGQLQAIAGQVLNLAVVTFTSLLDILLTMVLTFYLLQHGGELWQSLVEWLPSKFRDPFSRTVRLSFQNFFITQLILSTCMASALIPTFLWLKVPFGLLFGLTIGVMALVPFGGSVGIALTTLLVALQDFSMGVRVLIAAVIVQQILENLIAPRILGSFTGLNPVWILISVLTGARIGGLLGVIVAVPTAVVIKTALSALRPKVLSNDTDDSPTGEITTSVATSESPKADSKTSLSVSEATLP; encoded by the coding sequence ATGCAGACACGCAAGCTACTCAACTGGTGGCAAACACTCGCACCAATAGCGCGAATCGGAGCGATCGCACTATTTGCTCCGCTGCTAGTTCTCAATAGTTGGGCAATCTCGACAATTTTCAATTATTTCCACTCCCTAATAGTCATTTTAGTCGGAGCCTCGGTGCTGGCATTTCTGCTTAACTACCCTGTAAGCTGGATGGAGCATCACGGTGCTAGGCGAGAGCAAGTTGCTATCCTAGTATTTTTATTGGCTTTATCGATTTTATTAGCGTTAGGTGTCACTCTTTTCCCGCTAGCCCTCACCCAAGCTCAACAACTAGTGGCTCGCTTACCGGAGTTAATTGACTCTGGACGTTCTCAGTTAATGTTGTTAAACGAGAAAGCAGAACTTTTCGGCATCCCAATTAACCTGGATGCCTTAGTTGTACAAATTAATGATCGCGTCAAAGGACAATTGCAGGCGATCGCTGGACAAGTTTTGAATCTGGCTGTAGTCACATTCACTAGCCTGCTTGATATTCTCTTGACGATGGTTTTGACTTTCTATCTTTTACAGCATGGGGGTGAACTCTGGCAGAGTTTAGTGGAATGGCTGCCCTCGAAATTTCGCGATCCGTTCTCCCGAACGGTACGCCTGAGCTTTCAAAATTTCTTCATCACCCAGCTGATTTTATCTACTTGTATGGCATCAGCCTTGATTCCTACATTTTTGTGGCTGAAAGTGCCATTTGGTTTACTATTTGGCTTAACTATTGGAGTTATGGCTCTCGTTCCCTTTGGCGGTTCTGTAGGCATTGCTCTGACTACGCTGTTGGTGGCACTACAAGACTTTTCAATGGGAGTGAGGGTTTTAATCGCAGCAGTAATTGTACAGCAAATTCTCGAAAATTTAATTGCTCCCCGCATTCTAGGAAGTTTTACTGGTTTAAACCCTGTTTGGATATTAATTTCAGTCTTAACAGGAGCCAGAATTGGCGGACTTTTGGGTGTGATTGTGGCAGTACCCACAGCTGTTGTGATTAAGACTGCTTTAAGCGCTCTGCGTCCCAAGGTACTAAGTAACGATACGGACGACAGCCCTACTGGAGAGATAACTACCTCAGTTGCAACAAGTGAATCTCCAAAAGCTGATAGTAAAACTTCTCTGAGTGTCTCAGAGGCAACATTACCCTAG
- a CDS encoding S8 family serine peptidase: MGKKLTWIILGLSASCLSAPVIASALESSLGTNGIDALKLHKPPYNLIGRKIAIGQVEIGRPGMFGWDKAVSKNRAISLAAVFLRNGPAKSNNGVDPHAYNVAGVMVSQDKALPGVAPGARLYSSAVGSTKNMGQPEECLSAQHIALQNSGDVRAINFSFGEPLSRDPRPEAALDGNALLTLCIDWSSRAHDVLYAIAGNQGKGGIPIPTDNFNGVNVAFSSRRGGIFNKVDVSNLAGANQGVSGRLAGREFNLGGRRAISLVAPGSNIPLLNPDGKLNKATGTSFATPHVTATVALLQEFSDRQSRIKQPNWSTDGRRHQVMKAVLLNSADKIQDSGDGLRLGMSRTLIDKQNQDWLASDAYKDPTIPLDAQMGAGHLNAFRAYQQFSAGEWQPSTTVPAIGWDYRTVNAGVSVEYALAKPLKQNSFVAITLAWDRLVELNDNNKNQQYDVGESFRDRGLNNLDLYLVKADAQNTDAGTVCSSISPIDSVEHIFCPVPATGNYKIRVQFRQKVNEATQPYALAWWAAP; the protein is encoded by the coding sequence ATGGGCAAAAAACTAACCTGGATAATTTTGGGATTGAGTGCTTCCTGCCTAAGTGCGCCAGTAATTGCGTCAGCCTTAGAATCTTCCCTGGGAACAAATGGCATTGATGCTCTTAAGCTACACAAACCTCCATATAATTTAATCGGTCGTAAGATTGCTATTGGTCAAGTAGAAATTGGGCGTCCGGGGATGTTTGGTTGGGATAAAGCGGTGTCCAAAAACCGCGCCATATCCCTAGCAGCTGTGTTCTTACGTAATGGCCCAGCTAAGTCAAATAACGGTGTTGACCCCCACGCCTATAATGTCGCCGGGGTGATGGTGAGTCAAGACAAAGCCTTGCCAGGAGTTGCCCCAGGAGCGCGATTGTATTCATCTGCGGTGGGTTCTACTAAAAACATGGGTCAGCCAGAAGAGTGTTTATCAGCCCAGCACATAGCTCTACAAAATAGTGGTGATGTTCGTGCTATTAACTTCAGCTTTGGTGAACCTTTAAGCCGCGACCCACGACCGGAGGCTGCTTTAGACGGCAATGCTTTACTAACATTATGTATTGACTGGTCTAGTCGCGCTCATGATGTTCTGTATGCGATCGCTGGTAACCAGGGTAAAGGTGGTATTCCAATACCTACAGATAATTTTAATGGAGTCAACGTGGCTTTTTCATCCCGGAGAGGGGGGATTTTTAATAAAGTAGACGTTTCTAATCTGGCTGGTGCTAATCAGGGGGTGAGCGGGCGTTTGGCTGGAAGGGAGTTTAATCTTGGTGGACGTCGCGCAATTAGTTTAGTAGCACCAGGTAGTAACATTCCTTTGCTCAACCCAGATGGCAAATTGAATAAAGCCACAGGTACAAGTTTTGCCACGCCTCACGTTACAGCTACTGTTGCTTTATTGCAGGAATTTAGTGACCGACAAAGCCGGATAAAACAACCTAACTGGAGTACCGACGGTCGACGTCATCAAGTTATGAAAGCTGTATTACTCAATTCAGCAGACAAAATTCAAGATAGCGGCGATGGCTTACGCCTGGGAATGAGCCGGACGCTCATTGATAAACAAAATCAAGACTGGCTGGCTTCTGATGCTTATAAAGATCCGACAATTCCCTTAGATGCCCAAATGGGAGCGGGACACTTGAATGCGTTTCGTGCTTATCAGCAATTTAGTGCTGGTGAATGGCAGCCATCAACTACTGTACCCGCCATTGGCTGGGATTATCGCACAGTAAATGCTGGGGTGTCTGTTGAATATGCATTGGCAAAACCGTTAAAGCAAAACAGTTTTGTTGCCATTACCTTGGCTTGGGATCGTTTGGTAGAGCTAAATGATAATAACAAAAACCAGCAGTATGACGTGGGAGAGAGTTTTCGCGATCGCGGTTTGAATAACCTTGACCTCTACTTAGTAAAAGCTGATGCTCAAAATACTGATGCTGGTACTGTTTGTTCTTCAATCAGTCCAATCGATAGTGTGGAACATATTTTCTGCCCCGTTCCTGCTACAGGCAATTACAAAATCCGCGTCCAGTTTCGCCAAAAAGTTAACGAAGCCACTCAACCCTATGCTTTAGCTTGGTGGGCTGCACCTTAA
- a CDS encoding LCP family protein yields MTIQRSSAEENQSGKASKPGKRISQNSKSGRWLWFWVGMSGIAMVSATAGALLAVSLTSTPLQQAQLSPQEEAVFDGDRISGGGLRFSQLTRPVNLLIMGMSVLPPDVQNPPVESKNLRYLPQLNSFDGLSDVMLLVKFDPDTKKVVMLSVPRDTRTEIEGYGVKKINAANVDGGPALTAKTVSNLLGGVGIDRYVRINVLGVAKLIDALGGVTVYVPKDMKYQDDSQHLYINLKAGKQHLNGDQVLQLLRFRHDELGDIGRIQRQQMVMRALMDQTLNPATVAQLPKVLDVVKEHIDTNLTVEELVALVGFGMRTNRSNMQMLMLPGRFSEKREFDASYWLPNQNAIAKLMTQHFGLESQEAQQEQLSDPSSLRVAIQDSTGGDRSNIRPLIRALEKAGYRNVYVSKPWGEPLEVTHIVAQQGDGNSAQSIRDTLGFGEVRVESTGNISSDISIQIGQDWLQQKAIFEKSTNP; encoded by the coding sequence GTGACCATTCAAAGAAGTTCGGCGGAAGAAAATCAGTCTGGAAAGGCCTCCAAGCCTGGCAAAAGAATTTCCCAGAACTCGAAATCCGGACGTTGGCTGTGGTTTTGGGTGGGTATGAGCGGTATTGCAATGGTGTCTGCAACAGCAGGGGCTTTATTAGCTGTGTCTTTAACTAGTACGCCTTTGCAACAAGCCCAACTCAGCCCACAAGAAGAGGCGGTATTTGATGGCGATCGCATCTCTGGTGGTGGACTGCGATTTTCCCAATTAACTCGCCCTGTGAATCTCTTAATTATGGGGATGAGTGTACTTCCACCAGATGTCCAAAACCCTCCCGTCGAAAGCAAAAATCTTCGATATCTGCCTCAGTTAAACTCCTTTGATGGTCTTTCAGATGTGATGCTCTTGGTCAAATTTGACCCAGACACGAAAAAGGTAGTTATGCTCTCTGTTCCCAGAGATACCCGTACAGAAATAGAAGGGTATGGGGTAAAAAAAATTAATGCTGCCAATGTTGATGGCGGCCCCGCTTTAACTGCCAAAACCGTCAGTAATCTCTTAGGCGGTGTGGGAATTGATCGCTATGTGCGAATTAACGTTCTAGGAGTTGCCAAGCTGATTGATGCTTTGGGTGGGGTGACAGTGTACGTTCCCAAAGATATGAAGTATCAAGATGATTCGCAGCATCTATATATCAATTTGAAGGCGGGTAAGCAACATCTCAACGGTGATCAAGTACTGCAATTACTGCGTTTTCGCCATGACGAATTAGGAGATATTGGTCGGATTCAACGGCAGCAAATGGTGATGCGTGCTTTGATGGATCAAACGCTCAACCCAGCTACTGTTGCTCAATTGCCGAAAGTACTTGACGTAGTTAAAGAACACATTGATACCAACTTGACAGTTGAAGAGTTAGTGGCATTAGTAGGTTTTGGAATGCGAACAAACCGCTCTAATATGCAGATGTTAATGCTTCCTGGACGCTTTAGCGAGAAGCGTGAATTTGATGCTAGCTATTGGTTACCAAATCAAAATGCTATTGCAAAGTTGATGACTCAGCACTTTGGCTTAGAATCTCAAGAAGCACAGCAGGAGCAGTTGAGTGATCCAAGTTCTTTACGAGTAGCAATTCAAGATAGCACGGGTGGCGATCGCTCTAATATCCGACCATTGATTAGAGCTTTAGAAAAAGCTGGATATCGCAATGTTTATGTATCTAAGCCTTGGGGTGAGCCTTTAGAAGTAACTCACATTGTCGCTCAGCAAGGAGATGGTAACAGCGCCCAATCAATTCGCGACACTTTAGGATTTGGGGAAGTGCGAGTGGAAAGTACTGGCAATATTAGCTCGGATATCAGTATTCAAATAGGTCAGGATTGGTTGCAACAAAAAGCTATCTTTGAGAAGTCTACTAACCCTTAA
- a CDS encoding HpsJ family protein yields the protein MTKSNSEKFIPLVQELQEFAFTQIGSIAILRILGYGLLLLALFDIVEMFVPPNFMNPAWEFQTFGAIVERVPVPLIGLVFVFFGEMHSRTKWEFLIVKLLSWLTIVIAVLFLLLIPLAIGNTVRLSNQSATQITNASKQQISQAEQVEKRLSAATPEQINNFLRSQGRTVEGKRPEEIKSQILLELSKAKIQIKNQAQNTQSSQKLNLIKSSVKWNLGALVSGALFFSLWKGTQWARMSK from the coding sequence ATGACTAAATCGAATAGTGAAAAATTCATTCCTTTAGTACAAGAATTACAAGAGTTTGCCTTCACCCAAATAGGCTCTATTGCCATTTTACGAATACTTGGCTACGGTCTCTTACTGTTAGCGCTTTTCGACATTGTTGAGATGTTTGTCCCACCAAATTTTATGAATCCTGCCTGGGAATTTCAAACTTTTGGGGCAATAGTTGAACGGGTACCTGTGCCTTTAATTGGGTTGGTATTTGTTTTCTTTGGAGAAATGCATTCACGAACCAAATGGGAATTCTTAATCGTGAAGCTATTATCTTGGTTAACTATAGTAATAGCAGTACTTTTTTTATTGCTAATTCCTTTGGCAATTGGTAATACTGTTCGTCTCAGCAATCAGAGTGCTACTCAAATCACTAATGCATCTAAGCAACAAATATCTCAAGCAGAACAAGTCGAAAAGCGGCTGAGTGCAGCCACACCTGAACAAATAAATAATTTTTTGAGAAGCCAAGGTAGAACTGTAGAAGGCAAAAGACCTGAAGAAATAAAAAGTCAAATTTTGTTAGAACTTTCTAAAGCTAAGATACAAATTAAAAATCAAGCACAAAACACTCAGTCTTCTCAGAAGCTGAACTTGATCAAGAGTTCTGTGAAATGGAATTTAGGAGCTTTGGTTTCTGGAGCTTTGTTCTTCAGTCTTTGGAAGGGAACTCAATGGGCAAGAATGAGTAAGTAG
- a CDS encoding CsbD family protein encodes MSIEDRAKAAAKNVEGKAQEALGNVTGDPEDKTEGKAKQAESEVRHGIEDVKDNVKKKID; translated from the coding sequence ATGAGTATTGAAGATCGCGCAAAAGCTGCTGCTAAAAATGTTGAAGGTAAAGCACAAGAAGCGCTAGGAAATGTGACTGGAGATCCAGAAGATAAAACCGAAGGTAAAGCAAAACAAGCTGAAAGCGAAGTACGTCACGGTATTGAAGACGTAAAAGATAACGTGAAGAAAAAGATTGACTAA